From Agromyces sp. SYSU T00194, a single genomic window includes:
- a CDS encoding ABC transporter permease, translating to MTSADLTSPTGTSAPEGPPASLGANQARRRRRAAFASIVLPSVVVATVLAAWEAASAAGLVSEIILPAPSAIAIALFDIMQEAYFWEATSVTVLETVYGFLIGCGIAWLLGMAMSLSVTIRRMLYPIVVAFQNTPRVALAPLFLVWFGFGMMSKVIMAATICFFPLLISIVVGMETVDRDARLLMRSMGATRWQLYRTLSLPASLPYFFAGLKTAMTLALTGAIVAEFVGANDGMGVLIKTYNFQLNVAEGFATIFVLMVIGLLLYGLMEWIDRRIVFWRDQEL from the coding sequence ATGACCTCCGCTGACCTCACCTCGCCCACGGGCACGAGTGCCCCCGAGGGGCCCCCTGCGTCGCTCGGGGCGAACCAGGCACGCAGGAGGCGACGAGCCGCATTCGCCTCGATCGTGCTGCCCAGCGTGGTCGTCGCCACCGTGCTCGCCGCCTGGGAAGCAGCGAGCGCCGCCGGCCTCGTCAGCGAGATCATCCTCCCCGCCCCGAGCGCGATCGCGATCGCGCTGTTCGACATCATGCAGGAGGCCTACTTCTGGGAAGCGACGTCGGTCACCGTGCTGGAGACGGTCTACGGCTTCCTCATCGGGTGCGGCATCGCCTGGCTGCTCGGCATGGCGATGAGCCTCTCGGTCACGATTCGACGCATGCTCTATCCGATCGTCGTGGCGTTCCAGAACACGCCGCGGGTCGCGCTGGCGCCGCTGTTCCTCGTGTGGTTCGGGTTTGGGATGATGTCGAAGGTGATAATGGCGGCGACCATCTGCTTCTTCCCGCTGCTCATCTCGATCGTCGTCGGTATGGAGACCGTGGATCGGGATGCGAGACTCCTGATGCGAAGCATGGGGGCGACCCGCTGGCAGCTGTACCGAACGCTGAGCCTGCCGGCATCGCTCCCGTACTTCTTCGCCGGGCTCAAGACCGCGATGACACTCGCCCTCACGGGCGCGATCGTCGCGGAGTTCGTCGGCGCGAACGACGGAATGGGCGTCCTGATCAAGACCTACAACTTCCAGCTGAACGTCGCTGAGGGGTTCGCAACCATCTTCGTGTTGATGGTCATCGGGCTCCTGCTGTATGGGCTAATGGAGTGGATCGACCGCCGCATCGTCTTCTGGCGGGACCAAGAGCTCTAG
- a CDS encoding ABC transporter ATP-binding protein, whose product MDSTISIHDVGKWYTTRKGPIEALRSIDVDIRPGEFVSFVGPSGCGKSTLLKIIAGLEDYELGTVSVGGTPPHPGRKDVGIMLQSPVLLPWRTVRSNVLMPIQIMGGDMRTARRRADEVLQLVGLGAFTDKYGWELSGGMQQRASLARLLVLDPDIMLLDEPFSALDEFNREKLTLELSEIHARMGRTAVYVTHNIAESVLLSDRVVVLKPHPGEVLDVVDIDLPRPRTRETLELRRASELTASIRDLLFSHEGATR is encoded by the coding sequence ATGGATTCCACAATTTCGATTCACGACGTCGGCAAGTGGTACACGACGCGCAAGGGCCCGATCGAGGCGCTCCGATCGATCGATGTCGACATCCGACCCGGTGAGTTCGTCTCGTTCGTGGGACCGAGCGGATGCGGGAAGTCGACGCTGCTCAAGATCATCGCGGGCCTGGAGGACTACGAGCTGGGCACGGTCTCGGTCGGAGGTACTCCCCCGCATCCCGGGCGCAAGGACGTGGGCATCATGCTCCAGTCGCCGGTGCTGCTCCCCTGGCGGACGGTGCGCTCCAACGTCCTGATGCCGATCCAGATCATGGGTGGCGACATGCGGACTGCCCGGCGGCGCGCGGACGAGGTGCTCCAGCTCGTCGGCCTGGGCGCGTTCACCGACAAGTACGGGTGGGAGCTCTCAGGCGGGATGCAGCAGCGTGCGAGCCTCGCCCGGCTCCTCGTGCTCGACCCGGACATCATGCTGCTCGACGAACCCTTCTCGGCACTCGACGAGTTCAATCGCGAGAAGCTGACGCTCGAACTGTCCGAGATCCATGCCCGCATGGGCAGGACGGCCGTCTACGTCACCCACAACATCGCCGAGTCGGTGCTGCTGAGCGACCGGGTCGTCGTGCTGAAGCCGCACCCCGGTGAGGTGCTCGACGTCGTGGACATCGACCTTCCCCGCCCCCGCACGCGGGAGACGCTCGAGCTCCGCCGGGCATCGGAGCTCACCGCGTCGATCCGCGATCTGCTGTTCTCACACGAAGGGGCGACCCGATGA
- a CDS encoding ABC transporter substrate-binding protein, which translates to MRKTHSARLGSAALGTAAVVVALSGCAGTTADTAADGEELQSVELMLSYQRSLAFIGEIMAQENGYFAEEGIELEPIASEGGTFVVQQLIAGNIPFGLANTEATEIAASQGYELEALAEHDRDIILIGAPVGGGVESVEDLEGKALGITDPGGGEVALVNAVLEAAGLSGVDTPAVGPGGPAVYNALETGQIAAYAGFTNDLAAVEASGLTFANILPDEFRGLPANSFVLATDATDEDKATFIKIVRAWTRGTIDALNDPELALEIGCSYVPEECEDMATARAYLDATLDGVQPREGLAMGEFDHDVLELQASVLAGSALGDEAIDFDAIFPNDAIEAINDFSTPTLSTDARIRLAEQN; encoded by the coding sequence ATGCGCAAGACACATTCCGCAAGGCTCGGTTCCGCGGCACTCGGGACGGCCGCAGTCGTCGTCGCACTCAGCGGCTGCGCCGGCACGACGGCCGACACCGCCGCTGACGGCGAGGAGTTGCAGAGCGTCGAACTCATGCTGAGCTACCAGCGTTCGCTCGCGTTCATCGGCGAGATCATGGCGCAGGAGAACGGCTACTTCGCAGAGGAGGGTATCGAGCTCGAGCCGATCGCCAGCGAGGGCGGCACGTTCGTCGTCCAGCAGCTGATTGCAGGGAACATCCCGTTCGGCCTCGCCAACACCGAGGCGACCGAGATCGCAGCGTCCCAGGGATATGAGCTCGAGGCGCTCGCCGAGCACGATCGCGACATCATCCTCATCGGCGCGCCGGTCGGTGGAGGCGTCGAGTCGGTCGAGGACCTCGAGGGCAAGGCGCTGGGCATCACCGATCCCGGCGGCGGCGAGGTCGCCCTCGTGAACGCGGTCCTCGAGGCCGCGGGCCTTTCGGGCGTCGACACCCCGGCCGTCGGCCCGGGCGGTCCCGCCGTGTACAACGCGCTGGAGACCGGACAGATCGCCGCATACGCGGGATTCACCAACGACCTCGCGGCTGTCGAGGCATCCGGGCTGACCTTCGCGAACATCCTTCCCGACGAGTTCCGCGGCCTCCCCGCCAACTCCTTCGTCCTCGCCACCGACGCGACCGACGAGGACAAGGCCACGTTCATCAAAATCGTCCGCGCCTGGACGCGTGGGACGATCGACGCACTGAACGACCCCGAACTCGCGCTCGAGATCGGTTGCAGCTACGTGCCGGAGGAGTGCGAGGACATGGCGACGGCTCGGGCGTACCTGGACGCGACCCTGGATGGCGTCCAGCCGCGGGAGGGCCTGGCGATGGGCGAATTCGACCACGACGTGCTCGAGCTGCAGGCCTCGGTTCTGGCAGGGAGCGCGCTGGGTGACGAGGCGATCGACTTCGACGCGATCTTCCCGAACGACGCGATCGAGGCGATCAACGACTTCTCGACGCCGACCCTGTCGACCGACGCGCGCATCCGCCTCGCGGAGCAGAACTAG
- a CDS encoding GntR family transcriptional regulator, with product MHIVDPVAPQQVKDLVYERLRSALITQEFAPGEPLREARLTEMFGVSKTPIREALVRLQQDGLVEMAPYRGARASVYDAASLHAIHEAREILEAECVRRAASGRKGAARSIAAELTETVYRARKALGDGDIGAAAAQLDAFDEILLRQIEGNVLLADVLRRVMAHLARVGRIELTESVILASLAQHEPIIDAIRDQQPEAAVARLREHLADVSAHTFASMGF from the coding sequence ATGCACATCGTCGACCCGGTCGCGCCGCAACAGGTGAAGGACCTCGTGTACGAGCGCCTGCGCAGCGCGCTGATCACCCAGGAGTTCGCACCCGGAGAGCCGCTCCGCGAGGCGCGCCTCACGGAGATGTTCGGCGTCAGCAAGACGCCGATTCGTGAGGCGCTGGTCCGACTCCAGCAGGACGGACTGGTCGAGATGGCCCCGTACCGGGGTGCTCGCGCGAGCGTCTACGACGCCGCGTCCCTGCACGCCATCCACGAGGCCCGCGAGATCCTCGAGGCCGAGTGCGTCCGGCGCGCCGCATCCGGCCGCAAGGGAGCTGCGCGCTCCATTGCCGCGGAGCTCACCGAGACGGTCTATCGCGCGCGGAAGGCGCTCGGCGACGGGGACATCGGCGCGGCAGCGGCCCAGCTGGACGCGTTCGACGAGATCCTGCTCCGGCAGATCGAGGGGAACGTGCTGCTCGCAGACGTGCTCCGGCGCGTCATGGCGCACCTGGCCCGCGTCGGGCGCATCGAGCTCACGGAGTCCGTGATCCTCGCCTCCCTCGCTCAGCATGAGCCGATCATCGATGCGATCCGGGACCAGCAGCCGGAGGCCGCTGTCGCGCGACTCCGCGAGCACCTGGCGGACGTCAGCGCGCACACCTTCGCCAGCATGGGCTTCTGA
- a CDS encoding M20 family metallopeptidase → MGTVLDADITERVSAHIDTDRLVRLVREVCRIPSVLGDEGPLAAYLADVMRESGFAGVELQPVLPDRPNAIGHLDLGDGEPGRTVVLTGHMDTKPVSHGWTRTDPFSGEVIDGAVYGHGIMDMKAALVCQIVAAEAVRAAGLAVRGRVAIAAVSDHMGDQLGSIEYFKSHSADLCVLGELSDNEIFLGHRGRYYFDIIVRGVSAHTCHKPLAVNANMLAAHAIIELDRSRLTPVLEDWVVQLFGPETYMAPGRVYGGLPPGGPSMIPDECVIRVDCRPQPGVTTDQVRAEIEECLARAKANEPRFEAEVVLADVKSGYLAGPDDEVTGLMRRALGSVRGEEPELQAAGWLGDTASFGADVPTIIFGPGGEPVYCPDEHLSIEDIVEATRVYATFTALALADR, encoded by the coding sequence ATGGGCACTGTACTCGACGCAGACATCACCGAGCGGGTCTCGGCGCACATCGACACCGATCGACTGGTGCGGCTCGTGCGGGAGGTCTGTCGCATCCCGAGCGTGCTCGGTGACGAGGGCCCGCTCGCCGCGTACCTCGCCGACGTGATGCGCGAGTCGGGGTTCGCCGGTGTGGAATTGCAGCCCGTCCTCCCCGATCGTCCCAACGCGATCGGGCACCTCGACTTGGGAGACGGCGAGCCCGGTCGGACCGTCGTGCTCACGGGCCACATGGACACCAAGCCCGTCTCGCACGGGTGGACGCGTACCGACCCGTTCTCGGGCGAGGTGATCGATGGTGCGGTCTATGGACACGGGATCATGGACATGAAGGCGGCGCTGGTCTGCCAGATCGTGGCCGCCGAGGCGGTTCGCGCGGCGGGACTTGCGGTGCGCGGACGCGTCGCGATCGCCGCGGTCTCCGACCACATGGGCGATCAGCTCGGCTCGATCGAGTACTTCAAGTCGCACTCGGCAGACCTCTGCGTGCTCGGCGAGCTCTCCGACAACGAGATCTTCCTAGGCCACCGCGGCCGCTACTACTTCGACATCATCGTGCGGGGGGTCTCCGCGCACACCTGTCACAAGCCGCTCGCCGTCAATGCCAACATGCTGGCCGCCCACGCGATCATCGAGCTCGACCGATCGCGGCTCACGCCGGTGCTCGAGGACTGGGTCGTCCAGCTGTTCGGCCCGGAGACGTACATGGCCCCGGGACGCGTCTACGGCGGCCTGCCGCCGGGCGGACCGTCGATGATCCCGGACGAGTGCGTCATCCGGGTCGATTGCCGCCCCCAACCCGGCGTGACGACCGACCAGGTGCGCGCAGAGATCGAGGAGTGCCTCGCCCGAGCGAAGGCGAACGAGCCCCGCTTCGAGGCCGAGGTCGTGCTCGCCGACGTCAAGTCCGGGTACCTCGCCGGTCCCGACGACGAGGTCACGGGGCTCATGCGGCGCGCCCTGGGCTCGGTTCGCGGGGAGGAACCGGAACTGCAGGCCGCGGGATGGCTCGGGGACACCGCGAGCTTCGGTGCCGATGTCCCGACGATCATCTTCGGGCCGGGGGGCGAGCCCGTGTACTGTCCCGACGAGCACCTCTCCATCGAGGACATCGTCGAGGCGACACGCGTGTACGCGACGTTCACCGCGCTGGCACTCGCCGATCGCTGA
- a CDS encoding LLM class flavin-dependent oxidoreductase, with protein MRTGVALQPVYPSAEFGDMVERIEGLGFDEFWLTDSSLHSRYSYMYLTIAALRSSRMSVGTAVTNPVTRHPALGAVAAATLSEISVGRAIHGIGAGDRPLHALGASPARLGELEDAIIAARRLWTGEPVTWEARGFTLDDAHLRYDVPASIPVYVSASGPKTLEMAGRLADGVILLAGLHPDGIEYALRHIDRGAELAGRESRPRISVFAYGAIDEDEDTALEAARTIAAWFPQTAPVYCELAGLAPELIARVRSMYAGGEFQEAAAAARLLPDEFVHRMALAGGRSRAREHVETLAGVGVDSMTVFPIGGDADSRMHTVAEFADVVRQVRGGGE; from the coding sequence ATGCGAACCGGAGTAGCCCTGCAGCCGGTCTATCCGTCCGCCGAGTTCGGCGACATGGTCGAACGCATCGAAGGCCTGGGATTCGACGAGTTCTGGTTGACGGACTCGTCGCTGCACTCGCGGTACAGCTACATGTACCTCACGATCGCCGCGCTGAGGTCGAGTCGGATGTCGGTCGGCACCGCGGTCACCAACCCGGTGACGCGGCACCCTGCACTGGGTGCGGTCGCAGCGGCGACGCTCTCGGAGATCTCGGTGGGCCGGGCGATCCACGGGATCGGTGCGGGCGACCGTCCGCTGCATGCCCTCGGGGCATCGCCCGCGCGGCTCGGCGAGCTCGAGGACGCGATCATCGCAGCGCGACGGCTCTGGACCGGTGAACCCGTGACCTGGGAGGCTCGTGGATTCACGCTGGACGACGCGCACCTTCGCTATGACGTGCCCGCCTCGATTCCCGTCTATGTCTCTGCGAGCGGCCCGAAGACGCTGGAGATGGCCGGACGTCTGGCCGACGGGGTGATCCTGCTGGCGGGACTGCATCCGGACGGCATCGAGTACGCCCTCCGTCACATCGATCGGGGGGCCGAGCTCGCCGGTCGTGAGTCACGTCCGAGGATCTCGGTGTTCGCCTACGGCGCGATCGACGAAGACGAGGACACCGCCCTGGAGGCCGCCCGGACGATCGCGGCGTGGTTCCCGCAGACCGCACCGGTGTACTGCGAACTCGCGGGCCTCGCGCCCGAGCTGATCGCACGGGTGCGTTCGATGTACGCCGGCGGCGAGTTCCAGGAGGCCGCTGCTGCCGCTCGGCTGCTCCCGGACGAGTTCGTGCACCGGATGGCGCTGGCAGGTGGGCGGTCGCGGGCTCGCGAACACGTCGAGACGCTCGCCGGCGTCGGCGTCGACAGCATGACGGTCTTCCCGATCGGTGGCGACGCGGACTCCCGCATGCACACCGTCGCCGAGTTCGCCGACGTTGTCCGCCAGGTGCGGGGAGGTGGCGAGTGA
- a CDS encoding pyridoxal phosphate-dependent aminotransferase: MAADFEGLLARTGLAWMGQNTTHLESPAVVVEAIERSVRDREYQVYAPPSGFGELRDLIIEDLGLTGTGHGAWITDGAVAGLHQICAVLAPELDRLVTTDPGWPWPGRFVGRTGVPVAALDVYENPSRTLDVAQLAAAIGPASLIYLVDPLNPLGSRYTREELEQIVAVVRKAGAYIVHDCTYRHFAEGHSLVAELYPERTFTTYSFSKWLGLAGMRLGAVVAQTDLLARIMRVPANPLGSSIVGQRAAIAGLRERGPWLDELRAVNASNRRLVEDVVAESAFGTVVVAPSHGNFVAVDVRETGLHSEAVCDALLERDVFIRPGTYQSAHFGERFVKVSTSVPIEWGDRFADAWRDLAERTQR, from the coding sequence ATGGCAGCCGACTTCGAGGGACTCCTCGCCCGGACGGGCCTCGCCTGGATGGGGCAGAACACGACGCATCTGGAGTCGCCCGCGGTAGTGGTCGAGGCGATCGAGAGGTCCGTGCGCGATCGGGAATATCAGGTCTATGCTCCCCCGAGCGGTTTCGGCGAGCTCCGGGACCTGATCATCGAGGATCTCGGCCTCACCGGTACCGGGCACGGGGCCTGGATCACCGACGGGGCCGTCGCGGGCCTGCACCAGATCTGCGCAGTGCTCGCACCCGAACTCGACCGGCTGGTCACGACGGATCCCGGCTGGCCGTGGCCGGGTCGGTTCGTCGGTCGCACCGGGGTACCCGTCGCCGCACTCGATGTCTACGAGAATCCATCGCGGACGCTCGACGTGGCGCAGCTCGCTGCAGCGATCGGCCCCGCTTCGCTCATCTACCTCGTGGACCCGCTCAATCCACTCGGCAGTCGATACACGCGCGAGGAGCTCGAGCAGATTGTGGCCGTCGTCCGGAAAGCGGGGGCGTACATCGTGCACGACTGCACCTACCGCCACTTCGCTGAGGGGCACTCGCTGGTCGCGGAGCTGTATCCGGAGCGGACGTTCACGACGTACAGCTTCTCGAAGTGGCTCGGCCTCGCCGGGATGCGACTGGGCGCGGTCGTCGCGCAGACCGATCTACTGGCACGCATCATGCGCGTCCCCGCCAACCCGTTGGGTTCCTCGATCGTCGGCCAGCGCGCCGCGATCGCCGGACTCCGGGAGCGCGGTCCCTGGCTCGACGAACTGCGGGCGGTGAACGCGTCGAACCGTCGCCTCGTCGAGGACGTGGTCGCGGAGTCGGCATTCGGTACCGTGGTCGTCGCTCCGTCGCACGGCAACTTCGTCGCCGTCGATGTGCGCGAAACCGGCCTGCACAGCGAGGCCGTCTGCGACGCGCTCCTCGAGCGCGACGTGTTCATCCGACCCGGCACCTACCAGTCCGCGCACTTCGGGGAGCGTTTCGTCAAGGTCAGCACGTCGGTACCGATCGAGTGGGGCGACCGCTTCGCGGACGCCTGGCGGGATCTCGCGGAGCGGACGCAACGATGA
- a CDS encoding amidase, whose product MNLGGRYRQLDEPAYCDSTGLDLGRGVADGSLSPVQLAELALDVARRQEAFVNAYAGFRAEAAIAEATRLESEARSGFLRSALHGVPIASKDNMYIVGEPARKGSRTTTSQLATTASPMVDRLVEAGAVIIGRTTTPEFGWKGTGTSPLTGVTRNPWDPSRTSGGSSAGSGATVGAGAVPIATGSDAGGSVRIPAAFCGVVGLKPTLSAIPVWPGTVNESLSHAGVLSRSIRDAREVLRITRGPDDRDPQSAFCAPVPLPGGRAWRIGVVREPWGIAPDADVATRLAPVFDALPDAGIGVVEEVALDMPVPRAIFEALWVTGRGLGFADLVRARSEEMDPGLARLTGLAEQYALSEFLGALSARREFNASIFEMFSTYDVLVMPTMPLTPFDADAEVPPGGEVEAPLPWVTWTPYTYPFNISGQPAVSVPVDLAEDRLPVALQVVGPWAADELVLAVAERLERIVAPTIRRRTGAGAAR is encoded by the coding sequence ATGAACCTCGGCGGACGCTACCGGCAGCTGGACGAGCCCGCATACTGCGACTCGACCGGGCTCGACCTGGGGCGCGGTGTCGCCGACGGTTCGCTGTCGCCGGTCCAACTCGCAGAACTCGCGCTGGACGTCGCGCGGCGGCAGGAGGCATTCGTCAACGCATACGCGGGCTTCCGAGCCGAGGCTGCGATCGCCGAAGCGACGCGCCTCGAGTCCGAGGCGCGCAGCGGCTTCCTGCGCAGCGCGCTCCACGGCGTGCCGATCGCGTCGAAGGACAACATGTACATCGTCGGCGAGCCGGCACGGAAAGGGTCGCGGACCACGACGTCGCAGCTTGCGACGACGGCCTCGCCGATGGTGGATCGCCTGGTCGAGGCCGGAGCGGTGATCATCGGCCGGACCACGACACCCGAGTTCGGATGGAAGGGGACCGGAACCTCGCCGCTCACCGGTGTGACTCGGAACCCGTGGGACCCGTCGCGCACGAGTGGAGGATCATCGGCCGGGTCCGGGGCCACGGTCGGCGCCGGCGCCGTGCCGATCGCCACAGGCTCCGACGCAGGAGGTTCCGTGCGCATCCCTGCCGCGTTCTGCGGCGTCGTCGGCCTGAAACCCACGCTCAGTGCGATTCCGGTGTGGCCCGGAACCGTCAACGAGTCCTTGTCGCACGCGGGCGTGTTGAGCCGCTCGATCCGGGACGCGCGCGAAGTCCTCCGGATCACCCGCGGTCCGGATGATCGTGATCCACAGTCGGCGTTCTGCGCACCGGTTCCGCTTCCCGGCGGACGGGCGTGGCGCATCGGAGTCGTGCGCGAACCCTGGGGCATCGCTCCGGACGCCGACGTGGCGACGCGGCTGGCACCGGTGTTCGATGCGTTGCCGGACGCCGGTATCGGGGTCGTCGAAGAGGTCGCACTCGACATGCCCGTGCCGCGAGCGATCTTCGAGGCGCTCTGGGTGACGGGTCGAGGACTCGGCTTCGCCGATCTCGTGCGGGCGCGATCGGAGGAGATGGACCCCGGGCTCGCCAGGCTCACCGGACTCGCCGAGCAGTACGCGCTGTCGGAGTTCCTCGGTGCGCTCTCGGCGCGGCGCGAGTTCAACGCCTCCATCTTCGAGATGTTCTCCACGTACGACGTACTGGTGATGCCGACCATGCCGCTGACCCCGTTCGATGCCGATGCCGAGGTTCCACCCGGCGGCGAGGTGGAGGCCCCGCTGCCCTGGGTCACCTGGACCCCGTACACCTACCCGTTCAACATCTCCGGCCAGCCCGCGGTCAGTGTTCCGGTCGACTTGGCGGAGGATCGGCTACCCGTTGCGTTGCAGGTGGTCGGGCCGTGGGCGGCGGACGAGCTCGTGCTCGCCGTGGCCGAACGACTGGAACGGATCGTCGCCCCGACCATCCGGAGGCGGACCGGGGCGGGCGCCGCTCGGTAG